The Arachis ipaensis cultivar K30076 chromosome B05, Araip1.1, whole genome shotgun sequence nucleotide sequence TTAGCTTCCTTCAAAAATTGACCAAACAGCTTATGCTTCAGCTTGAAAAGCCACaatctaagaaaaaaaaaaaaaaaacacaatatcTGATTCATGATCTTTTGTGATATGGGGATGGGACCAATATAGAGTGCCTTGTCCACAATGGGGTTCCTAGTTCCTACTTCTTCATTCCTATATTTCAAAGACACGTTGTAGTTGGGCTTGTGAGCTACTGTGAATGAATGTGGTTGGTGAATGGTGAGGGTTGTGCTGTTTGTAGGAGGAAAGTGAGAATTAAGAGGTAGATATCACATTACCTAGGCTTCAATTCAATCCTCAAAGAGTAACCAAAATAATAAGTGTGTacgaatatatatttatatatctatGTGTCACATGTTCATCAACTAATAGTCTAATAAGGTTGATGGGCCGAAACGAAATTAATGGAGTAAGATGAAAATCATGTGGGGCTTCAAGTACGGTGTCTTAAAAGCATCTAAGCTTGGTTAGGGTGTAACATCAACTAGAATAGTACCTTGTATGCTAAACAAGGAAAGAAGATTATAGCAGTGTGCTTAAAGTTATCATTGTGCCTGCCTTAGCTTGTGGATACCATTGTTAATTGTCAATTAAGCCATGTGATTGTGATCCTCATCATCATCTATATTTCCCTTATTAATTGGATTCATTGCCAGCTTTACTACTCAATCATACTCCATTTCAATTAATCAAAAAGTCAACAGCGTCAACCAGCTTAATATGCTAGCAAAATATTGAGTATTTTTACGGTGTCCACGAATTCGGGTAACTCGATTATTCGTTTGAATTCGAACtgaattaattaaattagttctAGAATTAATGAATAATTCGGTATAATTGAATCTAACTCGATGATATCCGATCATAATTGATTCggatattaattttaaaaaaccaGAATCTGAACCAATCCAAAAATCCAATAACttgtttattaaataaaaaatataaattctaaTAATATATATGTAACTTTTAAACTAATTAACCTAACTCTATAATAATTGTGaatttatgaatatttttttattgttaaaataTTATTGACTTGTTAGTTGAATTACATGTCTATCATatttacattatttttttttttaaaaaaaaaatctcatttttaaattttttttaatttctatttcatCATGTATTCAATTATCCTAACTGAACCAATTCACTATTAATCGATTTAGTTtggtttaaataaaaaaaaatataaaaccaaaTTAATCCGAACCAATTACAATTTAATTGGTTCGCTTTTTATTTTATTCCAAATCCAAACCAATCCAATTCGTGAACACCCTACCCTATACGAGGTTCTAAAAATCGAATTGATTATCGAGTTTGtaaagttaaaaatttaaatgttTAATCGAGATCGTAATTTAAtcgaatataataaaataatatatttatatgtaatatgtatttttttaaaaaaattatattttatcatTTTNNNNNatttttattatttttttattcttaattaattTACTATCAAATAATTTTTGCCTTAAACCAAATCAGTCTAGTAGTTAATTATGAGTTGAAACTTATTTTGCCCTTTGAAATTTTTACCTGACCTCAATTTCGACCCCAAAATTTTAGTTAATACTCCCAAATATTGGATCGTGCCTCACGTTTGTCCCTATAGTTATTTCCGTTAACGGAGATATGATGTGACACGTTAAGTTGACACGTAGGAAACCTTAAAACGACGTTGTTTTATGTCTCCTCCCAATTTTCACTCAATGTGACGTTGTTTAAAGGCTTCGTTGGGTAAAAAGGTTGCATCAACCTATAGATAAAGACATAGATGTAACTTGacccttcttttttcttttttttttcttctattcttctttcccACGTTTTTGTTCTTCTCACATGCTTGATTGTGAAAAAGGAGAATTGGAATAACATTCGTTGTGTATTAGATTGTTAGGTGAGGTTGTTGAACAAGTAGCATTGCCGCAAAAAGAAACGGCAAAGATCAGATTAGGAANNNNNNNNNNNNNATTGGgaaggaatttttttttttttttttttttttttttttttttttttttacaaatttgtTGATACTCTGTTTTTGACTTTGTTTTGGTTTTTGTATAGTACTGTTTTGTCGAAACAAGCTGTTGTTTATATCTAGGACATTAAAAGTTGTTGCATGTGAATAATGTTAGGATCTGTTTTTTATTTTCGTTGCTGAAAAAAAGAAGGTTATTTGTATCTTTTGTTGTCTTTGAATAAATGATATGATCTGTGTATTATTGCttgtatttaaaaaatttgttGTTTAAAAATCAATGATGCTCTATTTTATTGTTTGGAGTTTAAACTGAGTTAAGCATGTTTTGTTTTTTGTACTCATTATTGAAATTTTTGTTATTTTGCAATGTAGATGGATGATGATATAACAATTGTTATCCACCATGAAAGAAGTTTTGAGACGAAAGAAGATGGAGAAGTGGTGTATATCAGAGACCAAATTGAACAGTTGTTTGGGCTAGAGGAAGATACAATGGACATGTTCTCAATAAGAAATTACTACAAGATTCTCAATTTGAAGGAGTGCTGGTGGCTAACTTCTGGGAGGTCTTTGAAGACTGGATTGAAAGCACTCTCACATGACAAGGAATTGTTGGAGATGTGCTTTCACACAAAGAATAATGAAGGTGTAGTGCATGTGTACCTTGAGCATGGAATTTCTGAACTTGAAGGTGATGAGGTTCCACAACTGATCCCAATGACCCCAATCCAAAAATTCCTATATCTGACACCACCTCAAATCCATCTTCATGTATCCCAAACACACCTCTTGGACAAAATACTTTCACATCCCCTGAACCAAATTCTGCACCTCCAGCTCCGCCCAACTTTGAGTAAGGTTGGACGTATTCCACAACCACACCAATCAGAAATCTTTCCTAATCTCTCACGAGTAAGGTTTCTCACGAAAACTCCATGAGAACGTAATCGTGCAGAATTTCCTGCAGGCTTCCTGAACTCATAATTTGCAAAGTCTCGAATATTTGGAAAAAGTGGGTTGCAAATTAGGGTTTTAATATCTATATAGTGATTAAATTGAGTGGATTCAATTTTTGTCATATCATTCACTCATCATACATTCATTCACTCATCATACATTCATTTTAGCGAGCTGGATGTCACGTAGATATACACCGTATTAATTTAACGTGCCACATCAGATATCCATTAATGGAGATAACTATAAAGACAAACATGAGACACGATCTAATATTTAAGAGTGTTAATTGGGTAACTAAAAATTCAGGaatcaaaattgaaattaaatacaaattttaagggccaaaataaatttcaatttagTCAATTATCGATTAACCGAATCAAAACTATTCTATTCAATTCTCTGAATTAGGATATTTGATATGTTGTCAGAAGNNNNNNNNNNNNNNNNNNNNNNNNNNNNNNNNNNNNNNNNNNNNNNNNNNNNNNNNNNNNNNNNNNNNNNNNNNNNNNNNNNNNNNNNNNNNNNNNNNNNNNNNNNNNNNNNNNNNNNNNNNNNNNNNNNNNNNNNNNNNNNNNNNNNNNNNNNNNNNNNNNNNNNNNNNNNNNNNNNNNNNNNNNNNNNNNNNNNNNNNNNNNNNNNNNNNNNNNNNNNNNNNNNNNNNNNNNNNNNNNNNNNNNNNNNNNNNNNNNNNNNNNNNNNNNNNNNNNNNNNNNNNNNNNNNNNNNNNNNNNNNNNNNNNNNNNNNNNNNNNNNNNNNNNNNNNNNNNNNNNNNNNNNNNNNNNNNNNNNNNNNNNNNNNNNNNNNNNNNNNNNNNNNNNNNNNNNNNNNNNNNNNNNNNNNNNNNNNNNNNNNNNNNNNNNNNNNNNNNNNNNNNNNNNNNNNNNNNNNNNNNNNNNNNNNNNNNNNNNNNNNNNNNNNNNNNNNNNNNNNNNNNNNNNNNNNNNNNNNNNNNNNNNNNNNNNNNNNNNNNNNNNNNNNNNNNNNNNNNNNNNNNNNNNNNNNNNNNNNNNNNNNNNNNNNNNNNNNNNNNNNNNNNNNNNNNNNNNNNNNNNNNNNNNNNNNNNNNNNNNNNNNNNNNNNNNNNNNNNNNNNNNNNNNNNNNNNNNNNNNNNNNNNNNNNNNNNNNNNNNNNNNNNNNNNNNNNNNNNNNNNNNNNNNNNNNNNNNNNNNNNNNNNNNNNNNNNNNNNNNNNNNNNNNNNNNNNNNNNNNNNNNNNNNNNNNNNNNNNNNNNNNNNNNNNNNNNNNNNNNNNNNNNNNNNNNNNNNNNNNNNNNNNNNNNNNNNNNNNNNNNNNNNNNNNNNNNNNNNNNNNNNNNNNNNNNNNNNNNNNNNNNNNNNNNNNNNNNNNNNNNNNNNNNNNNNNNNNNNNNNNNNNNNNNNNNNNNNNNNNNNNNNNNNNNNNNNNNNNNNNNNNNNNNNNNNNNNNNNNNNNNNNNNNNNNNNNNNNNNNNNNNNNNNNNNNNNNNNNNNNNNNNNNNNNNNNNNNNNNNNNNNNNNNNNNNNNNNNNNNNNNNNNNNNNNNNNNNNNNNNNNNNNNNNNNNNNNNNNNNNNNNNNNNNNNNNNNNNNNNNNNNNNNNNNNNTCCCAACCGGCCAAGTAAGAAGTAACTATTTGTTTTTGTGATTTGCTACTGATAATGAATGATTAAAAAGGTGGGACACACACTACTTGCTAACCAAAACATGTTTGACTATGATGCATGCGTGCCCAATTCTTATTGCAACTGTAGCCCACAAGTCCAGAATTTAGCGGTAATCATGCGCAACAAGAAATGTACCTCCTCCTATCCTACAACAATGTACAAGTCATAAGTATTTTCTGCAATGCTTATTTTAAGACTTATATTAGCATATATCATTTTGTTTAATTCATTGTACTTTACAAAAGACAAACCATCTACCTCTTCTTTTGGCTTTAGCATCTCACCTGTCCCAATTATTTGTAATTATAAACGTGCCATTCTACTTGCATGCCAACCATTATATTgccaaagaaataaaataaataatgatgAGAAGTTCAATACAGGGACAAAATTGATATTTGATCATTATAATGGTATTGTCCAGTCCTCCTTTCTTCTATACCCATAAGGCCATAACCCATATTTCCATTCCATCCCCACTATGATGAAATTGTCGGTTTTGTCAAAAAGTCAAAAAAGGAAGAAGCAGATGAAACCAACCAATACTTATTTGGATGTTGAATAGAGTAACTTTACTATTTGTAACCGAATATGCATTTTAACATTTAAGTGTAACCATTTATTTTCCTAACAAATATGTAATGAAATTATATATATCCAAATGTAAAATAGTATTTTTGCAGATGAACAACGTGTTTAACAAAAGTGGGAAAGGGAATTGCTAAATGGCAAGTAAGGTTGGTAGTTCACTAGTTCTCTTTCAAGCTAACGATGGATGAAATTGAAACCACAAAAACCAGAAGAAGACGACCGTTGTCACAATATTGCTGTTAATTATTAAGTGTGACAAAAGTAAACAAGGTAATTAAGACATAATCATAGCTATGGATCCCGTTAATGACGGTTTAAATGGAGACAAAGCATTGCATTTGCACGCATTCCCTTCCTTCAATGTTACTATAACAGTACATGTAATTATTATTATGGCAATAAACAAGAGAATTAGCATAAAAAAACACAACAACTACTCAtcaaattcttctttttttttttttttaatataaatctgCAAGAATATATTGCCAAATAACCTGTTTCACGAACAGTAGTGGGAGAGGAAGAAAGAgaacatttttattttcaattttgtgTGTAAGCTCACAGAAAATGAAAATGGGGTAGTAAATTGGAAGGTTTTCGGCTGCTCAAGGGAATCCCATTTCCAGATTCCATAATTCTGGGCTGTCTTTGATCCTAACAACTTCAAAGCTTGATGCTTTTCATGGTTTTCTTCATACCCATTTGATCACTTTAATGATAATTATTTGTGCACCCAGAAGTCGTTGTTGATAACTGTTAAACACCAAGTTCCAAGTTCCTCATTCACTTGGTGAGTACTTGATCTCAGCTTCTTCCCCTTTATTTTGGCCTCATGATCACtgcctttatttttttttctttcacctTTTTGATATGTCATAGCCTTTTTCTCAGTATACTTCTCTATGCTGCTTTTAACATTTCATGGTCAATAATCATTCTGCATCACTGCTTCCGTTAAGTTAGTAATTCTTCGCATGCAGAAGCTAAGATTTACTTCTTGTCCATGGATACTATATAATGGAGCCCGGTTGTTGCATTTGAAGTTGTTCATCTGATAAAATGCATCATCATGAAGCATGGAACCTTCTGCTGCATATTTGATATTTCGTACTGTAATCTTGTTCAGTAGTTGCCTGAcataacttttttctttttttctagaTTGATCTGGTTCATTTCCTTCTGACTGCTGCCTCATTGTATCAAATTGTGGGAACAGCTGAAAAAACCATTTAGCTACGCTGATAAATTGGAGCTGTTTCCAATTGGAAGGTAATACCATATCAATGTTGAAAATTTTAGCTTTATTTCTTATTGATTAGGCCAATTTATACTATGATAACATATTTGCATTTATTTAATGGTAGGTACAATAAATAAAGAAACTGGTCTAAAATGTCTTGGAGTAGAGCAATACTCAATACCAGGCTTTTGCAAAAGTAAAACCAACTGTACTGGTGTTCATCAGCATAGCTATGGCAACCTTGACACATTCCGAGTCCAGGCGCTTATATTCTTGGTTGTGGGATAGCCACATTAGCCCAAAGAATTCAAAATGGCTTCAGGAAAACCTCACAGGTGTGGTCAATTCCTCTATATCTTGAAGGTTCAATACTGTTTTAGACTTTTAGTGGAATTTGAATAGATAGATTACAGACTTTGAGTAGTTATGTTATCTGGTGTGCATTTTTGCATTGAATTTGCTGGCAAACCACCATACTAAACTAATAGAAACACTGCTGCATGTTTAGATGAAGCTAAACTATCCACAATAAGCCAAATTTCATTGTAACCAATTTCATCAAAAACACATTGGTTAGGAGTAACAAGATACTAATAAGAAGGACTAAGAATCAGAACATCATGCTAATGTCCATGGTGTTAGGACTTGTGGGAATATTCTAGACTTAAGCTTCTCCGGAGGAAAGTAGTTCTAACATTGCTATGGCAAACATATACATCACGGATTTTCAGTTCATCTGTTACTCTGTTAGCTTACAAATGGCTTATGTTTTGGGGACTTTTGAAACAAACCAGGGTCCTGAAGTTTTCTGGAGTCTTCTTCACTAAGAATGTTTATGGCGTATGATTTCTACATCTTTCTTATTTGGTATATTTGAAAAGATTAAATATATGCAAACCCTGTAGTTGACGATATTGAGAAGTAGTGCTCTGTGATGTTATGGCCTTGTATAAGATTTTCTATAAAATCCTTCCAAAAGATTGCGTATGTCTCACAAACTTAGCATTACAAAATTTCACTCCAAGAATGACTAATCCTTTCCAATTTGATATACTTTTAATGCTGAGATTgacatttctttttcattctgtcaTAATGTCTATTAGAAATACTCAGTTCTCTTAAAAGAAGTGTGAACCATGATTAATTCATTACAATAAGATGATGGACTGGAGTGGGTATTTAAACTTAGAATTGCTAGGATCCATTAATTGTAATTTGTGAATATGGTCCTTAACATGTTATATTCTGTGTTATTTTTCATGCAGACATGGATgcaaaagtcaaagcaattatcAAGCTACTTGAGGTGGATGCAGATACATTTGCAAGGCGGGCAGAAATGTACTATAAGAAGCGCCCAGAAATCATGAAATTAGTTGAGGAGTTCTACCGAGCATACCGTGCATTAGCAGAGAGATATGATCATGCAACGGTGGAGCTACGCCACGCCCACAAAACCATGGCAGAAGCATTTCCTGATGAAGCAAATTACATGTTAACTGATGATCCTGCAGGCCCTGATGCTGAACTGCAGAATTCAGGGGTGCCTCGTCCAATTTGTGCATCCTTGGAGCCTGATGATTTGCAGAAAGAAGCACATGGACTTTCTTCAATCCCTGAAGCTCAAATCTTAAGGAATGCCCTGGCCAAAATACTGTCTGATAAGAATGCTGTCTCCCTTCAGTACCAGAAGAGTTTGGAGAAGTTATCTCAAATGGAAAGAGATCTTAGCAAGGCACAAAAGGATGCTGGAGACCTTGACGAGCGAGCAAGTAAAgctgaaattgaaataaaagtatTGAAGGAAGCGCTAGCAGAGCTAGAAGCTGACAAGGATGCAGGACTAGTTCAGTACAACCAGTGTCTACAAAGTATAGCTAACCTGGAGGCTATGTTATCTCTGGCCAAGTTGCAAGCGGAGAGACTTGATGAGAGAGCTGTTAAGGCAGAAAGCAATGCTGAAAATCTCAAGCATGAACTTAGCAGAGTGGAAGCTGAGAAGGATGCTGGTCTTCTTCAATATAAGCAGTGTCTTGAAAAGATATCAGATTTGGAGGCAAAGATTACCCTTGCTGAGGAGAATTCCAGGACGATAAACGGGCAACTTGAAAAGGCAGAACATGAAGTTAAAGAACTGAGGAAAAGTCTTGCTGAactgaaagaagagaaagaatctCTAGCCACCCTTTACCAGCAATGCTTGGAGAAAATATCTAAACTGGAGAGGGGAATGTTGCATGCCCAAAAAAATTCTGAACGACTAAATATAGAGATCTTGGAAGGGTCTGAAAAGCTTAAGAGTGCTGAAAAGCATTGTGATCTGTTGGAGAAATCAAACCAATTGCTTCAGTTAGAGGCTGAAGATCTAGTTCAGAAGATAGCTGCAAAAGATCAAGAGCTATTAGACAAGCATGCTGAGATAGAGAGGCTGCAGACTCTGATGCATGAAGAGCATTCTAACTTCCTTCAAATTGAATCCATTCTACAGATTCTGCAGAAGTTATACTCTCAATCACAACAGGAGCAGAGGAATCTTGCTTTGGAGCTTAAATATGGGCTTCAGCTGTTGAAGGACTTAGAGGTTTCCAAACAAGATTATAAGGAAGAAATGGAAGGCATTGCAGAAGTAAACAGAACTCTGCATGGACTTAACTTCTCTTCCTCGATGTCAATAAAAAAACAACAAACGGAAATCTCTAAATTGAAGGCAATCAATGAGAAACTTGAAAAAGAGTTTGCTATCAATCCTGAGGAAACCAATGGCCTacagcaggaagctcatcaaataaAGGAAGATGTTCTGGACCTTAATAGTAGATATCAGGCATTGCTGGAACAACTACAGACTTTAGGTTTGAATCCTGTATGTTTTGCAGAATCAGTGAAGGATTTACAAGGAGAGAACTCGAAGCTCAAGGAGCTCTGCCAAATGGAACGCAATGAAAAGGAAGCTCTTCGTGAAAAGTCAAAGGATATGGATGAACTTTTGATAGAAAATGCCTTTATGGAATTTTCCATGTATACATTGTATAATGAGTTAGATGGATTAAGAGCAACAGCAAAGAAATTTCAAGAGTCCAGTGAAGTTCTACAGGAAGAGAAGTCCATTCTTGTTGCTGAGAAATCAACTTTGCTTTCACAGTTGCAAATTATCCAGGAAAGTATGAAGAAGCAACTGGAGATGAATACCTTGTTGGAGAAGTCTCTTTCAGACGTAAAGATTGAACTTGAAGGTACAAAGGCTAAATCAAGTCACTTGGAAGGATTGTGCAAGTTGCTAACTGATGAAAAGAACAATCTTCTAACTGAAAGAAGGGTTCTAATATCTCAGTTGGAGAGTGTTGAAGCAGGACTAGGTAACCTGGAAAAGAGGTTCACAGATTTGGAAGAGAAGTATTCTGATGTGGAGAAGGACAAAGAAAATGCTGACAGTCAAATAGAAGAACTCCGTGCTTCAATTTTGGTGCAAAACGAAACACACACTATTCAGAAACAATCAAGTGATGCTCGCCTAGCAAAATTGGAGAATCTTGTTCATGTACTACAGAAAGAGCAGCGGTCGGGGAAGATAGAATTCGAAGAAGAACTTGACAAAGCTGTTAATGCTCAGATCGAGATGTTCATCTTGCAAAGTTCTATAGAAGATTTGGAGCAGAACAACTTGGCCTTATTAATTGAATGTGAAAAGCATGTTGAGGCATCTAAATTTTCTGATAAAGTCATCTCAGAGTTGGAGAGTGAAAATCTCATGCAACTGATGGAGGTAGAGTTCTTGTTACATGAAATTAGAAAGTTCAAAATGTGTATTCATCAAGTTTGTGGGGCTCTTCAGATTGATCTAGATTTTGAGCATGATAAAGGTAACAAGCAAGGGGAAATACCAATATTGCATATTTTGGGCAGCATTGAGGGCTTGAAAAGTTCTGTTGTGAGAAGCCAAGAGGAGAAGCAGCAGCTGCTTGTTGAGAATTCTGTCCTCAAATCTTCACTTTGTCAACATCAGTCTGAGGGAGAAAAATTGGAGTCAGACAAAAAGACACTGAATCAAGAGCTTGAGAACATGAGAGAACAGAATACTATGCTGCAGACAGACAAGGTTGAACTTCAGGAGATGAACAAGCAACTAAGTTCTGAAGTAGCCAATgtagaagaaaaagagaataCATTGAAGACAAAATTGGCAGTTCTGCATGTGGAGTTGGTAGATTCACAGAGAGCAAATCAAGTGCTTCGGGAAGAAAATAGTAAGTTGGTTGAAGAGAAAAGGTCATTGCTTAAGAGTGTTTTGGACCTTAAAGATACAATTTCTGCTGCTGAAGATGAGAATAATGTAATTCTTCACGAGATACTAGCTCTAAGCAACCTGAATTTGGTCTATGAGAGGTCTGTCTCTGAGAAAGTCACCGAAAAGAAAGAACTTTATGAATGCCTCGGCAATGTTAGCAGTATGAATTGTGATCTTAAGCAGGAGCTTGACAAGTTGAGGAAAAGGTTCGAGTTGACAGAAGCAGAGAATGTTTATCTAAATAAGTCAATTGAGAGAATGGACAAAGAGTTGCATGAAGCCAA carries:
- the LOC107643232 gene encoding protein NETWORKED 1A encodes the protein MATLTHSESRRLYSWLWDSHISPKNSKWLQENLTDMDAKVKAIIKLLEVDADTFARRAEMYYKKRPEIMKLVEEFYRAYRALAERYDHATVELRHAHKTMAEAFPDEANYMLTDDPAGPDAELQNSGVPRPICASLEPDDLQKEAHGLSSIPEAQILRNALAKILSDKNAVSLQYQKSLEKLSQMERDLSKAQKDAGDLDERASKAEIEIKVLKEALAELEADKDAGLVQYNQCLQSIANLEAMLSLAKLQAERLDERAVKAESNAENLKHELSRVEAEKDAGLLQYKQCLEKISDLEAKITLAEENSRTINGQLEKAEHEVKELRKSLAELKEEKESLATLYQQCLEKISKLERGMLHAQKNSERLNIEILEGSEKLKSAEKHCDLLEKSNQLLQLEAEDLVQKIAAKDQELLDKHAEIERLQTLMHEEHSNFLQIESILQILQKLYSQSQQEQRNLALELKYGLQLLKDLEVSKQDYKEEMEGIAEVNRTLHGLNFSSSMSIKKQQTEISKLKAINEKLEKEFAINPEETNGLQQEAHQIKEDVLDLNSRYQALLEQLQTLGLNPVCFAESVKDLQGENSKLKELCQMERNEKEALREKSKDMDELLIENAFMEFSMYTLYNELDGLRATAKKFQESSEVLQEEKSILVAEKSTLLSQLQIIQESMKKQLEMNTLLEKSLSDVKIELEGTKAKSSHLEGLCKLLTDEKNNLLTERRVLISQLESVEAGLGNLEKRFTDLEEKYSDVEKDKENADSQIEELRASILVQNETHTIQKQSSDARLAKLENLVHVLQKEQRSGKIEFEEELDKAVNAQIEMFILQSSIEDLEQNNLALLIECEKHVEASKFSDKVISELESENLMQLMEVEFLLHEIRKFKMCIHQVCGALQIDLDFEHDKGNKQGEIPILHILGSIEGLKSSVVRSQEEKQQLLVENSVLKSSLCQHQSEGEKLESDKKTLNQELENMREQNTMLQTDKVELQEMNKQLSSEVANVEEKENTLKTKLAVLHVELVDSQRANQVLREENSKLVEEKRSLLKSVLDLKDTISAAEDENNVILHEILALSNLNLVYERSVSEKVTEKKELYECLGNVSSMNCDLKQELDKLRKRFELTEAENVYLNKSIERMDKELHEAKDTSFHLSHQIENSENLVKKKEAELLAMEKRLKASETLNTEFCRAIEELKMEQEESRMIKEDMDRKIVELSKNCMNHKKEIERLNETNKSFQSEMRLLHQEVEQHRVKEDILNSKLLDKTNEVEQWEAEATACFSDLQISSICEALLKSKLNEMAGVCKRLGDESAAKSSVIEQMLERIGLLENKVGGLQRQLSAYIPAISSLKDDFASLEHISLLWTNKAYAVGNREEQKDVDIVVETCLQEDTNEILRDQKSELIPVGVSDLLSMQRRIRAVEKAMMEEIVRRVKKENLTENVEARAPIQAAEYANMEVASYQGNGYRRVVMDHTHKRKGNRDLSTWRTKFENGSLMKDIPLDHNSDDLDSKYCKMELCGTNDQMLELLETAQLDCYGDSMVSEANRRSSAPTDEIVTCHQSENSERCENSSELEVEKELNIDNLMQLKTRRETTQDGERKILERLASDAQKLAILRMSVQDLKKKPVAKKRSKKLNEVEYETVKSHIEEVEEAVMQQVNMNDQLTKAIEEGTSMIERDTSAELENAGQVQRKRVTEQACRSSEQIGRLQFEVQNIQYLLLKMADENNQKARTRIGRPTVVLLRDFIHTGKKNSRRRRKVCLCGRPSSNED